A part of Rattus norvegicus strain BN/NHsdMcwi chromosome 4, GRCr8, whole genome shotgun sequence genomic DNA contains:
- the LOC108350839 gene encoding high mobility group protein B1-like, whose product MGKGYPKKPRGKMSSHAFFVQTCREEHKKKHLNASVNFSEFSKKCSERWKTMSAKEKGKFEDMAKADKARYEREMKTYIPPKGETKKKFKDPNALKRPPSAFFLFCSEYRPKIKGEHPGLSIGDVAKKLGEMWTNTAVDDKQPCEKKAAKLKEKYEKDIAAYRAKGKPDAAKKGVVKAEKSKKKKEEEDDEEDEDEEEEEEENEDEEEEEDDDE is encoded by the coding sequence ATGGGCAAAGGATATCCTAAGAAGCCGAGAGGCAAAATGTCCTCACATGCATTCTTTGTGCAAACCTGCCGGGAGGAGCACAAGAAAAAGCACCTGAATGCTTCTGtcaacttctcagagttctccaagaagtGCTCTGAGAGATGGAAGACCATGTCtgctaaagaaaaggggaaatttgaagatatggcaaaggctgacaaggctcgttatgaaagagaaatgaaaacctacattccccccaaaggggagaccaaaaagaagttcaaggacccCAATGCCCTCAAGAGGCCTCCATCAgccttcttcttgttctgttctgagtacCGCCCAAAAATCAAAGGCGAGCATCCTGGCTTATCCATTGGTGATGTTGCGAAGAAACTAGGAGAGATGTGGACCAACACTGCCGTGGATGACAAGCAGCCCTGTGAGAAGAAGGCcgccaagctgaaggagaagtatgagaaggatattgctgcctacagagctaaaggaaaacctgatgcaGCGAAAAAGGGGGTGGTCAAGGCtgagaagagcaagaaaaagaaggaagaggaagacgatgaggaggatgaagatgaggaggaagaggaggaagaaaacgaagacgaagaagaagaagaagatgatgatgaataa